A single window of Oreochromis aureus strain Israel breed Guangdong linkage group 5, ZZ_aureus, whole genome shotgun sequence DNA harbors:
- the prickle2b gene encoding prickle-like protein 2b isoform X2: protein MFSRSSKRRDPSRSNPVDETQRGQPCVTCGEQCPGFALHKWRKICVHCKCRREEHAVTAMPVEMEKTVTKLMYDFQRNSTSDDDSGCALEEYAWVPPGLKPEQVHQYYSSLPEDKVPYVNSPGEKYRIKQLLNQLPPHDNEVRYCNSLDDEEKRELKLFSNQRKRENLGRGNVRPLPVTMMGAICEQCGGQINGGDIAVFASRAGHGVCWHPACFVCSMCNELLVDLIYFYQDGKIYCGRHHAERLKPRCTACDEIIFADECTEAEGRHWHMKHFCCFECETVLGGQRYIMKEGRPYCCSCFESLYAEYCDSCGEHIGIDQGQMTYDGQHWHATEGCFCCARCKRSLLGRPFLPKQGQIFCSRSCSLGEEPNGSDSSDSAFQSARSTRESRRSSKTTKNGGGGGVQTERCSGEVDPLSLQMDLLSLSSQTPSLTREPPSWQNQEQAGDGYTYESQSDPTANPTPLQLLSQCNVRSVYNPICSGQNNQQQDYRIKENGGLKRPPVSAMKGHSLNETWFQQQAPEEYYPPKLRTQKSFTEVSHCTQKHNGFSSDKRSISLHGFQRDRDAGPSATTQQTARSRNPINALSLTEQLTPLEQTPRGSMESLALSNATGNSDAGGKRQEHLSRFSMPDLSKDSGMNVSEKSHVDTLNNSGQFRSSESIHSLTAGQSYMEMNPHRPTQYQMQYCDPSGMGMGMGMGITRLPPGFTFQEEDGISLVSNANASRLPPISERRVGGGGGGGGRGASIRIDAPEETPQRRRHHHHRSRRSRRSRSENALHLVAEQRQRPQERPQLHVREDYDCFPPPRNARDQFGGRGGGGRYQPQLFRQCPRTTSDLSLQNPGANRRTGLNQYSWDDYDDDDWCSTCSSSSESEDEGYFLGEPIPRPIQLRYLSNQELVHKYNNAGMGGPNRSGQLHTRKRRKSKNCIIS, encoded by the exons GAAGATCTGTGTACACTGTAAGTGTCGTCGTGAGGAGCATGCAGTGACAGCCATGCCCGTAGAGATGGAGAAGACGGTCACCAAACTGATGTACGACTTCCAGAGGAACTCGACCTCGGATGATGACTCAGGCTGTGCCTTGGAGGAGTACGCCTGGGTTCCACCGGGTCTCAAACCTGAACAG GTTCATCAGTACTACAGCTCCCTGCCTGAGGACAAGGTGCCCTACGTGAACAGCCCAGGGGAGAAATACAGGATCAAACAGCTACTCAATCAGCTCCCGCCCCACGACAATGAG GTGCGCTACTGTAACAGTCTGGATGATGAGGAGAAGCGAGAGCTGAAGCTCTTCAGTAACCAGCGGAAGCGCGAAAACCTGGGTCGGGGCAACGTCCGCCCACTCCCCGTGACGATGATGGGGGCGATCTGCGAACAG TGTGGCGGCCAGATAAACGGTGGAGACATCGCTGTGTTCGCATCCCGGGCAGGTCACGGTGTGTGTTGGCATCCTGCGTGCTTCGTGTGCAGCATGTGCAACGAGCTGTTGGTGGACCTCATTTATTTCTACCAGGATGGAAAGATCTACTGCGGCCGGCACCACGCCGAGAGGCTGAAGCCACGCTGCACTGCCTGCGATGAG ATCATCTTTGCAGATGAGTGCACCGAGGCAGAGGGCCGTCACTGGCATATGAAgcacttttgctgttttgagtGCGAGACTGTGCTGGGGGGTCAGCGTTACATCATGAAGGAGGGACGGCCCTACTGCTGTTCCTGCTTCGAGTCCCTGTATGCAGAGTACTGCGATTCCTGCGGGGAACATATTG GTATTGATCAAGGCCAGATGACGTATGACGGGCAGCACTGGCATGCTACAGAAGGCTGCTTCTGCTGTGCACGCTGTAAACGCTCTCTGTTGGGTCGGCCTTTCCTGCCCAAGCAAGGCCAGATCTTCTGCTCCCGCTCCTGCAGTCTAGGGGAAGAGCCTAATGGCTCCGACTCTTCTGATTCAGCCTTTCAAAGTGCTCGCTCCACTAGAGAGTCCAGACGCAGCTCTAAAACTACAAAGAATGGAGGGGGAGGTGGGGTGCAGACTGAAAGATGTTCAGGGGAAGTGGACCCATTGTCTTTACAAATGGATCTTCTGAGTCTGTCCAGCCAAACACCCAGTTTGACTCGTGAGCCGCCTTCCTGGCAGAACCAGGAGCAAGCAGGCGATGGTTACACTTATGAATCCCAATCTGATCCAACTGCTAATCCCACACCTCTCCAGCTTCTTAGCCAGTGCAATGTCAGAAGTGTCTATAACCCCATCTGCTCTGGACAGAATAATCAACAGCAGGATTACAGGATCAAGGAGAATGGAGGTTTAAAGCGACCGCCTGTTTCAGCCATGAAAGGCCACTCTTTGAATGAGACATGGTTCCAACAGCAAGCTCCAGAAGAGTACTATCCACCCAAACTGAGGACCCAAAAGAGCTTCACTGAGGTGTCCCACtgcactcaaaaacacaatggcttctccTCAGACAAGCGTTCGATTAGTTTGCATGGTTTTCAGAGGGACAGAGATGCGGGGCCTTCAGCAACTACCCAACAAACAGCAAGGAGCAGGAACCCAATAAATGCACTTAGCTTGACAGAGCAACTGACCCCGTTAGAGCAGACCCCAAGAGGATCCATGGAGTCTCTGGCTCTCTCCAATGCTACAG GCAACTCAGATGCCGGGGGAAAGCGACAGGAGCACCTTTCACGTTTCTCTATGCCAGACCTGAGCAAAGACTCTGGAATGAATGTGTCTGAGAAAAGTCATGTGGACACCCTCAACAACTCAGGGCAGTTTCGCAGCTCTGAGTCCATCCACAGTCTCACCGCTGGTCAGTCCTATATGGAAATGAACCCTCACAGGCCCACTCAATACCAGATGCAGTACTGTGACCCTTCTGGCATGGGTATGGGCATGGGTATGGGCATTACTCGTTTACCACCTGGCTTCACCTTTCAGGAGGAAGATGGGATTAGTTTGGTGAGCAACGCCAACGCTTCACGCTTGCCTCCCATTAGTGAGCGCAGGGtgggtggaggtggtggtggtggaggaagGGGAGCCAGTATCCGGATAGATGCTCCAGAAGAGACTCCACAGAGGCGTAGGCACCACCATCACCGCTCTCGGAGATCCCGTCGTTCTCGTTCAGAAAACGCTCTCCACTTGGTGGCAGAGCAAAGACAAAGACCTCAAGAAAGACCACAGCTACATGTCCGAGAGGATTATGACTGTTTCCCGCCACCAAGGAATGCAAGGGACCAGTttggtggaagaggaggagggggaagaTACCAGCCCCAACTCTTCAGGCAGTGCCCCAGGACCACTTCAGACCTGAGTCTACAAAACCCTGGGGCCAACAGACGCACTGGCTTGAATCAGTACTCCTGGGATGATTATGATGACGATGACTGGTGCTCCACTTGCTCATCATCCTCAGAATCAGAGGATGAAGGTTACTTCTTGGGTGAACCGATACCCAGGCCCATCCAGCTGCGCTACCTCAGCAACCAGGAGCTGGTCCACAAGTATAACAACGCAGGAATGGGAGGACCCAACCGCAGTGGGCAGTTACACACCCGCAAACGCAGAAAAAGCAAGAACTGCATTATCTCTTAA
- the prickle2b gene encoding prickle-like protein 2b isoform X3, with translation MPVEMEKTVTKLMYDFQRNSTSDDDSGCALEEYAWVPPGLKPEQVHQYYSSLPEDKVPYVNSPGEKYRIKQLLNQLPPHDNEVRYCNSLDDEEKRELKLFSNQRKRENLGRGNVRPLPVTMMGAICEQCGGQINGGDIAVFASRAGHGVCWHPACFVCSMCNELLVDLIYFYQDGKIYCGRHHAERLKPRCTACDEIIFADECTEAEGRHWHMKHFCCFECETVLGGQRYIMKEGRPYCCSCFESLYAEYCDSCGEHIGIDQGQMTYDGQHWHATEGCFCCARCKRSLLGRPFLPKQGQIFCSRSCSLGEEPNGSDSSDSAFQSARSTRESRRSSKTTKNGGGGGVQTERCSGEVDPLSLQMDLLSLSSQTPSLTREPPSWQNQEQAGDGYTYESQSDPTANPTPLQLLSQCNVRSVYNPICSGQNNQQQDYRIKENGGLKRPPVSAMKGHSLNETWFQQQAPEEYYPPKLRTQKSFTEVSHCTQKHNGFSSDKRSISLHGFQRDRDAGPSATTQQTARSRNPINALSLTEQLTPLEQTPRGSMESLALSNATGNSDAGGKRQEHLSRFSMPDLSKDSGMNVSEKSHVDTLNNSGQFRSSESIHSLTAGQSYMEMNPHRPTQYQMQYCDPSGMGMGMGMGITRLPPGFTFQEEDGISLVSNANASRLPPISERRVGGGGGGGGRGASIRIDAPEETPQRRRHHHHRSRRSRRSRSENALHLVAEQRQRPQERPQLHVREDYDCFPPPRNARDQFGGRGGGGRYQPQLFRQCPRTTSDLSLQNPGANRRTGLNQYSWDDYDDDDWCSTCSSSSESEDEGYFLGEPIPRPIQLRYLSNQELVHKYNNAGMGGPNRSGQLHTRKRRKSKNCIIS, from the exons ATGCCCGTAGAGATGGAGAAGACGGTCACCAAACTGATGTACGACTTCCAGAGGAACTCGACCTCGGATGATGACTCAGGCTGTGCCTTGGAGGAGTACGCCTGGGTTCCACCGGGTCTCAAACCTGAACAG GTTCATCAGTACTACAGCTCCCTGCCTGAGGACAAGGTGCCCTACGTGAACAGCCCAGGGGAGAAATACAGGATCAAACAGCTACTCAATCAGCTCCCGCCCCACGACAATGAG GTGCGCTACTGTAACAGTCTGGATGATGAGGAGAAGCGAGAGCTGAAGCTCTTCAGTAACCAGCGGAAGCGCGAAAACCTGGGTCGGGGCAACGTCCGCCCACTCCCCGTGACGATGATGGGGGCGATCTGCGAACAG TGTGGCGGCCAGATAAACGGTGGAGACATCGCTGTGTTCGCATCCCGGGCAGGTCACGGTGTGTGTTGGCATCCTGCGTGCTTCGTGTGCAGCATGTGCAACGAGCTGTTGGTGGACCTCATTTATTTCTACCAGGATGGAAAGATCTACTGCGGCCGGCACCACGCCGAGAGGCTGAAGCCACGCTGCACTGCCTGCGATGAG ATCATCTTTGCAGATGAGTGCACCGAGGCAGAGGGCCGTCACTGGCATATGAAgcacttttgctgttttgagtGCGAGACTGTGCTGGGGGGTCAGCGTTACATCATGAAGGAGGGACGGCCCTACTGCTGTTCCTGCTTCGAGTCCCTGTATGCAGAGTACTGCGATTCCTGCGGGGAACATATTG GTATTGATCAAGGCCAGATGACGTATGACGGGCAGCACTGGCATGCTACAGAAGGCTGCTTCTGCTGTGCACGCTGTAAACGCTCTCTGTTGGGTCGGCCTTTCCTGCCCAAGCAAGGCCAGATCTTCTGCTCCCGCTCCTGCAGTCTAGGGGAAGAGCCTAATGGCTCCGACTCTTCTGATTCAGCCTTTCAAAGTGCTCGCTCCACTAGAGAGTCCAGACGCAGCTCTAAAACTACAAAGAATGGAGGGGGAGGTGGGGTGCAGACTGAAAGATGTTCAGGGGAAGTGGACCCATTGTCTTTACAAATGGATCTTCTGAGTCTGTCCAGCCAAACACCCAGTTTGACTCGTGAGCCGCCTTCCTGGCAGAACCAGGAGCAAGCAGGCGATGGTTACACTTATGAATCCCAATCTGATCCAACTGCTAATCCCACACCTCTCCAGCTTCTTAGCCAGTGCAATGTCAGAAGTGTCTATAACCCCATCTGCTCTGGACAGAATAATCAACAGCAGGATTACAGGATCAAGGAGAATGGAGGTTTAAAGCGACCGCCTGTTTCAGCCATGAAAGGCCACTCTTTGAATGAGACATGGTTCCAACAGCAAGCTCCAGAAGAGTACTATCCACCCAAACTGAGGACCCAAAAGAGCTTCACTGAGGTGTCCCACtgcactcaaaaacacaatggcttctccTCAGACAAGCGTTCGATTAGTTTGCATGGTTTTCAGAGGGACAGAGATGCGGGGCCTTCAGCAACTACCCAACAAACAGCAAGGAGCAGGAACCCAATAAATGCACTTAGCTTGACAGAGCAACTGACCCCGTTAGAGCAGACCCCAAGAGGATCCATGGAGTCTCTGGCTCTCTCCAATGCTACAG GCAACTCAGATGCCGGGGGAAAGCGACAGGAGCACCTTTCACGTTTCTCTATGCCAGACCTGAGCAAAGACTCTGGAATGAATGTGTCTGAGAAAAGTCATGTGGACACCCTCAACAACTCAGGGCAGTTTCGCAGCTCTGAGTCCATCCACAGTCTCACCGCTGGTCAGTCCTATATGGAAATGAACCCTCACAGGCCCACTCAATACCAGATGCAGTACTGTGACCCTTCTGGCATGGGTATGGGCATGGGTATGGGCATTACTCGTTTACCACCTGGCTTCACCTTTCAGGAGGAAGATGGGATTAGTTTGGTGAGCAACGCCAACGCTTCACGCTTGCCTCCCATTAGTGAGCGCAGGGtgggtggaggtggtggtggtggaggaagGGGAGCCAGTATCCGGATAGATGCTCCAGAAGAGACTCCACAGAGGCGTAGGCACCACCATCACCGCTCTCGGAGATCCCGTCGTTCTCGTTCAGAAAACGCTCTCCACTTGGTGGCAGAGCAAAGACAAAGACCTCAAGAAAGACCACAGCTACATGTCCGAGAGGATTATGACTGTTTCCCGCCACCAAGGAATGCAAGGGACCAGTttggtggaagaggaggagggggaagaTACCAGCCCCAACTCTTCAGGCAGTGCCCCAGGACCACTTCAGACCTGAGTCTACAAAACCCTGGGGCCAACAGACGCACTGGCTTGAATCAGTACTCCTGGGATGATTATGATGACGATGACTGGTGCTCCACTTGCTCATCATCCTCAGAATCAGAGGATGAAGGTTACTTCTTGGGTGAACCGATACCCAGGCCCATCCAGCTGCGCTACCTCAGCAACCAGGAGCTGGTCCACAAGTATAACAACGCAGGAATGGGAGGACCCAACCGCAGTGGGCAGTTACACACCCGCAAACGCAGAAAAAGCAAGAACTGCATTATCTCTTAA
- the slc2a9l1 gene encoding solute carrier family 2 member 9, like 1, which yields MCCKGPCIKRMETLLQQLTHGNALFLILVLGLGGSFQAGFHITGLSSPSPYIQRFINSSWHDRYEEPPQPQTVTMIWSLIVSMFAVGGLLGAVSVKFISGLLGRKKAVICNSFITVLAAGFMLASKNVNSFEMIIVARFLFGYSAGLGMNTHLIYLGEISPRKTRGIVTLTSATFTSLGKVSGQMFGLTEILGREDTWNILLCVPALFSFVQIVVLPFFPETPRYLLIEKGDDKACKKALQSLWGQGDYQQEMDEMLTEQAAIEAAPPVSLLQLLRDRTVRWQLITISTIYCCNQLSGMSTVSTFSYDIFLEAGIPKKKIRYITLGLGVAEILTSLTCGLLIELTGRRPLLFGGYGVMSACWIFVTVTLNLKDSSYWVPYITVSLMVVFIMFFCGGPGGATPTLNSELFIQSNRMASLVLTGLQRWFMFAMMGLVFPFLIDALSSYLFLLFACVCMLGSLYTFFLLPETKGKTLLEISEEFKAITVCGKSFAEETRTETRL from the exons ATGTGCTGTAAAGGTCCGTGTATCAAGAGAATGGAAACTTTGCTTCAGCAGCTg ACCCATGGCAACGCTCTATTCCTCATCCTTGTTTTGGGATTAGGAGGAAGCTTTCAGGCCGGCTTCCATATCACTGGACTGAGTTCTCCTTCGCCG TACATACAGCGCTTCATCAACAGCAGCTGGCATGACAGATACGAAGAGCCTCCACAGCCGCAGACGGTCACAATGATCTGGTCTCTTATTGTCTCCATGTTTGCTGTCGGTGGACTCTTAGGTGCCGTCAGTGTCAAATTTATCTCAGGCTTGCTGGGAAG AAAAAAGGCAGTGATCTGCAACAGCTTTATCACTGTTCTTGCAGCAGGATTCATGCTGGCAAGTAAAAATGTCAACTCTTTCGAAATGATCATTGTGGCGAGATTTCTGTTTGGTTACTCAGCAG GCTTGGGAATGAACACTCACCTAATATATCTTGGGGAGATTTCACCCAGAAAGACAAGAGGGATAGTGACTCTGACCTCAGCCACTTTTACATCACTCGGGAAAGTGTCTGGACAGATGTTTGGGTTAAC CGAGATCCTTGGCCGCGAGGACACGTGGAACATTCTCCTTTGTGTCCCTGCACTTTTCTCCTTTGTTCAGATTGTGGTGTtgcctttttttcctgagacGCCAAGATATTTACTCATAGAGAAAGGTGATGATAAGGCATGCAAAAAAG CTCTCCAGAGTCTGTGGGGCCAAGGTGACTACCAACAAGAAATGGATGAGATGTTGACTGAGCAGGCAGCCATTGAAGCAGCCCCACCAGTGAGCCTTCTGCAGCTGCTGAGAGACAGGACTGTCCGATGGCAGCTTATCACCATCTCCACCATCTACTGTTGCAACCAGCTGTCGGGCATGTCTACA GTTAGTACCTTTTCTTATGACATCTTCCTGGAGGCAGGTATACCAAAGAAGAAGATCCGCTATATCACTCTCGGTCTTGGAGTGGCTGAAATTCTCACCTCTCTCACCTGT GGTCTTCTCATTGAGCTCACAGGGAGAAGACCATTGCTTTTCGGCGGTTATGGTGTCATGTCTGCTTGCTGGATTTTTGTCACTGTCACACTCAACCTGAAG GATTCCAGCTACTGGGTTCCATACATTACTGTGAGTTTGATGGTCGTCTTCATCATGTTCTTTTGTGGAGGACCTG GAGGAGCCACACCAACGCTCAACAGTGAGCTCTTCATTCAGTCTAATCGAATGGCATCGCTCGTCCTCACAGGGCTGCAGCGGTGGTTTATGTTTGCAATGATGGGCCTGGTCTTTCCATTCCTCATT GATGCTCTCAGCTCGTActtatttttgctgtttgccTGTGTCTGCATGCTGGGTAGTCTTTATACCTTCTTCCTTTTGCCTGAGACTAAAGGCAAGACCCTGCTGGAGATCTCAGAGGAGTTTAAAGCCATCACTGTCTGTGGGAAATCCTTTGCAGAGGAAACGAGAACAGAGACCAGGTTGTGA
- the prickle2b gene encoding prickle-like protein 2b isoform X1: MFSRSSKRRDPSRSQNPVDETQRGQPCVTCGEQCPGFALHKWRKICVHCKCRREEHAVTAMPVEMEKTVTKLMYDFQRNSTSDDDSGCALEEYAWVPPGLKPEQVHQYYSSLPEDKVPYVNSPGEKYRIKQLLNQLPPHDNEVRYCNSLDDEEKRELKLFSNQRKRENLGRGNVRPLPVTMMGAICEQCGGQINGGDIAVFASRAGHGVCWHPACFVCSMCNELLVDLIYFYQDGKIYCGRHHAERLKPRCTACDEIIFADECTEAEGRHWHMKHFCCFECETVLGGQRYIMKEGRPYCCSCFESLYAEYCDSCGEHIGIDQGQMTYDGQHWHATEGCFCCARCKRSLLGRPFLPKQGQIFCSRSCSLGEEPNGSDSSDSAFQSARSTRESRRSSKTTKNGGGGGVQTERCSGEVDPLSLQMDLLSLSSQTPSLTREPPSWQNQEQAGDGYTYESQSDPTANPTPLQLLSQCNVRSVYNPICSGQNNQQQDYRIKENGGLKRPPVSAMKGHSLNETWFQQQAPEEYYPPKLRTQKSFTEVSHCTQKHNGFSSDKRSISLHGFQRDRDAGPSATTQQTARSRNPINALSLTEQLTPLEQTPRGSMESLALSNATGNSDAGGKRQEHLSRFSMPDLSKDSGMNVSEKSHVDTLNNSGQFRSSESIHSLTAGQSYMEMNPHRPTQYQMQYCDPSGMGMGMGMGITRLPPGFTFQEEDGISLVSNANASRLPPISERRVGGGGGGGGRGASIRIDAPEETPQRRRHHHHRSRRSRRSRSENALHLVAEQRQRPQERPQLHVREDYDCFPPPRNARDQFGGRGGGGRYQPQLFRQCPRTTSDLSLQNPGANRRTGLNQYSWDDYDDDDWCSTCSSSSESEDEGYFLGEPIPRPIQLRYLSNQELVHKYNNAGMGGPNRSGQLHTRKRRKSKNCIIS; encoded by the exons GAAGATCTGTGTACACTGTAAGTGTCGTCGTGAGGAGCATGCAGTGACAGCCATGCCCGTAGAGATGGAGAAGACGGTCACCAAACTGATGTACGACTTCCAGAGGAACTCGACCTCGGATGATGACTCAGGCTGTGCCTTGGAGGAGTACGCCTGGGTTCCACCGGGTCTCAAACCTGAACAG GTTCATCAGTACTACAGCTCCCTGCCTGAGGACAAGGTGCCCTACGTGAACAGCCCAGGGGAGAAATACAGGATCAAACAGCTACTCAATCAGCTCCCGCCCCACGACAATGAG GTGCGCTACTGTAACAGTCTGGATGATGAGGAGAAGCGAGAGCTGAAGCTCTTCAGTAACCAGCGGAAGCGCGAAAACCTGGGTCGGGGCAACGTCCGCCCACTCCCCGTGACGATGATGGGGGCGATCTGCGAACAG TGTGGCGGCCAGATAAACGGTGGAGACATCGCTGTGTTCGCATCCCGGGCAGGTCACGGTGTGTGTTGGCATCCTGCGTGCTTCGTGTGCAGCATGTGCAACGAGCTGTTGGTGGACCTCATTTATTTCTACCAGGATGGAAAGATCTACTGCGGCCGGCACCACGCCGAGAGGCTGAAGCCACGCTGCACTGCCTGCGATGAG ATCATCTTTGCAGATGAGTGCACCGAGGCAGAGGGCCGTCACTGGCATATGAAgcacttttgctgttttgagtGCGAGACTGTGCTGGGGGGTCAGCGTTACATCATGAAGGAGGGACGGCCCTACTGCTGTTCCTGCTTCGAGTCCCTGTATGCAGAGTACTGCGATTCCTGCGGGGAACATATTG GTATTGATCAAGGCCAGATGACGTATGACGGGCAGCACTGGCATGCTACAGAAGGCTGCTTCTGCTGTGCACGCTGTAAACGCTCTCTGTTGGGTCGGCCTTTCCTGCCCAAGCAAGGCCAGATCTTCTGCTCCCGCTCCTGCAGTCTAGGGGAAGAGCCTAATGGCTCCGACTCTTCTGATTCAGCCTTTCAAAGTGCTCGCTCCACTAGAGAGTCCAGACGCAGCTCTAAAACTACAAAGAATGGAGGGGGAGGTGGGGTGCAGACTGAAAGATGTTCAGGGGAAGTGGACCCATTGTCTTTACAAATGGATCTTCTGAGTCTGTCCAGCCAAACACCCAGTTTGACTCGTGAGCCGCCTTCCTGGCAGAACCAGGAGCAAGCAGGCGATGGTTACACTTATGAATCCCAATCTGATCCAACTGCTAATCCCACACCTCTCCAGCTTCTTAGCCAGTGCAATGTCAGAAGTGTCTATAACCCCATCTGCTCTGGACAGAATAATCAACAGCAGGATTACAGGATCAAGGAGAATGGAGGTTTAAAGCGACCGCCTGTTTCAGCCATGAAAGGCCACTCTTTGAATGAGACATGGTTCCAACAGCAAGCTCCAGAAGAGTACTATCCACCCAAACTGAGGACCCAAAAGAGCTTCACTGAGGTGTCCCACtgcactcaaaaacacaatggcttctccTCAGACAAGCGTTCGATTAGTTTGCATGGTTTTCAGAGGGACAGAGATGCGGGGCCTTCAGCAACTACCCAACAAACAGCAAGGAGCAGGAACCCAATAAATGCACTTAGCTTGACAGAGCAACTGACCCCGTTAGAGCAGACCCCAAGAGGATCCATGGAGTCTCTGGCTCTCTCCAATGCTACAG GCAACTCAGATGCCGGGGGAAAGCGACAGGAGCACCTTTCACGTTTCTCTATGCCAGACCTGAGCAAAGACTCTGGAATGAATGTGTCTGAGAAAAGTCATGTGGACACCCTCAACAACTCAGGGCAGTTTCGCAGCTCTGAGTCCATCCACAGTCTCACCGCTGGTCAGTCCTATATGGAAATGAACCCTCACAGGCCCACTCAATACCAGATGCAGTACTGTGACCCTTCTGGCATGGGTATGGGCATGGGTATGGGCATTACTCGTTTACCACCTGGCTTCACCTTTCAGGAGGAAGATGGGATTAGTTTGGTGAGCAACGCCAACGCTTCACGCTTGCCTCCCATTAGTGAGCGCAGGGtgggtggaggtggtggtggtggaggaagGGGAGCCAGTATCCGGATAGATGCTCCAGAAGAGACTCCACAGAGGCGTAGGCACCACCATCACCGCTCTCGGAGATCCCGTCGTTCTCGTTCAGAAAACGCTCTCCACTTGGTGGCAGAGCAAAGACAAAGACCTCAAGAAAGACCACAGCTACATGTCCGAGAGGATTATGACTGTTTCCCGCCACCAAGGAATGCAAGGGACCAGTttggtggaagaggaggagggggaagaTACCAGCCCCAACTCTTCAGGCAGTGCCCCAGGACCACTTCAGACCTGAGTCTACAAAACCCTGGGGCCAACAGACGCACTGGCTTGAATCAGTACTCCTGGGATGATTATGATGACGATGACTGGTGCTCCACTTGCTCATCATCCTCAGAATCAGAGGATGAAGGTTACTTCTTGGGTGAACCGATACCCAGGCCCATCCAGCTGCGCTACCTCAGCAACCAGGAGCTGGTCCACAAGTATAACAACGCAGGAATGGGAGGACCCAACCGCAGTGGGCAGTTACACACCCGCAAACGCAGAAAAAGCAAGAACTGCATTATCTCTTAA